A portion of the Oscillospiraceae bacterium genome contains these proteins:
- a CDS encoding site-specific integrase, with protein MGLRTNTAVWLPNQQRWQIKVQKDGVRRTFTSTKAGRTGQREANRKADAWLDEGISSTTKRCVDVWAEYMVSVKATGGTSNIEQVEKFGRNYILPVIGQRRIGDLTTGMLQDVLNRSYKEGCLNPDSKRKSRGNLSRKTLQGIRGVEVAFVKWARQHKYTALRPEDEDLTVPKGARLKGRKILQPDSLRVLLSTDSRVVRGKVEQDENVHAYRIAVMTGLRPGELLGLRVGDLDGDRVHIGRAINRQNEETSGKNENAIRTVVLHPLAVAEIRAQMQQRTQEEERPLRDDDPLFLLSNQQSLYNYWKFYQRCNGIDPPVSLYELRHTFVSMIEDAVPPAQLRRIVGHSKSMDTYGWYSHAVTGRDDATAQAVSGVLSEYAPCPEK; from the coding sequence ATGGGATTGCGAACCAATACGGCGGTCTGGCTGCCGAATCAGCAGCGCTGGCAGATCAAGGTGCAGAAGGACGGCGTGCGCCGCACCTTTACCAGCACAAAGGCCGGCCGCACCGGCCAGCGGGAAGCGAACCGCAAGGCGGACGCCTGGCTGGATGAGGGTATCAGCAGCACCACAAAGCGCTGCGTGGACGTGTGGGCCGAGTACATGGTCTCGGTCAAAGCCACGGGCGGCACCAGCAACATTGAGCAGGTGGAGAAGTTTGGGCGCAACTACATTTTGCCGGTGATTGGACAGCGCCGGATCGGCGACCTGACCACCGGCATGCTGCAGGACGTGCTGAACCGCTCCTATAAAGAGGGCTGTCTGAATCCGGACAGCAAACGCAAGAGCCGGGGCAACCTGTCCCGCAAAACGCTGCAGGGCATCCGTGGCGTGGAGGTGGCTTTTGTCAAGTGGGCACGCCAGCACAAGTACACAGCCCTGCGCCCGGAGGACGAGGACCTGACCGTGCCGAAGGGTGCCCGCCTGAAGGGCCGGAAGATCCTGCAGCCGGACAGCCTGCGGGTGCTTTTGTCCACCGACTCCCGCGTTGTGCGTGGAAAAGTGGAGCAGGATGAGAATGTGCACGCCTACCGCATCGCGGTCATGACCGGCTTGCGCCCTGGTGAACTGCTGGGCCTGCGCGTGGGCGATCTGGATGGTGACCGAGTGCACATCGGGCGGGCCATCAACCGCCAGAACGAAGAGACCAGCGGCAAGAACGAGAATGCCATCCGAACGGTGGTGCTGCACCCTCTGGCTGTGGCCGAGATCCGCGCCCAGATGCAGCAGCGCACGCAGGAAGAGGAACGCCCCTTGCGGGATGATGACCCGTTGTTTCTGCTGTCCAACCAGCAAAGCCTGTACAACTACTGGAAGTTCTACCAGCGTTGCAACGGCATCGACCCGCCGGTCAGCCTGTACGAGCTGCGGCACACCTTTGTGAGCATGATCGAGGACGCCGTGCCGCCCGCCCAGCTGCGCCGCATCGTGGGCCACAGCAAGAGCATGGACACCTACGGCTGGTACTCCCACGCCGTCACCGGCCGCGATGACGCCACCGCGCAGGCCGTCTCCGGCGTGCTGTCCGAGTACGCGCCGTGCCCCGAAAAATAA